One Salmo salar chromosome ssa01, Ssal_v3.1, whole genome shotgun sequence DNA window includes the following coding sequences:
- the LOC106567462 gene encoding uncharacterized protein, which yields MELSQVLYTAAPGIDDWEQPSLEGVSVEQNACSQSPSHYCRPDRPQRRITDASCTLNDDIDAILPFCTNGFTLTPPGTKLHISDPNKQRTTCAQVHCAESPRPEKLLLQETALHGQDSNERCPAESGRPGEKKSRTHGFRDSSEQPASKKQRLLPGVTAQKTIHPESTQRVSARRTFPIKPDDFTVLNDIPEVDDLLLCDAANLLDSSYSYVETPNLK from the exons ATGGAGCTTTCTCAAG TCCTTTACACAGCTGCTCCGGGAATAGATGATTGGGAACAGCCTTCGTTAGAGGGGGTTTCAGTGGAGCAAAACGCGTGCAGCCAGTCCCCATCACACTATTGTCGAC CTGACAGACCCCAAAGAAGGATCACGGATGCTTCATGTACTCTGAACGATGACATAGATGCTATTCTCCCATTCTGTACGAACGGCTTTACCCTAACTCCCCCGGGAACCAAGCTCCATATTTCAGACCCAAACAAGCAACGCACAACTTGTGCGCAAGTGCATTGCGCAGAATCACCCCGGCCCGAAAAGTTACTGCTTCAAGAAACGGCGCTACATGGACAAG ACTCCAACGAGAGATGTCCGGCAGAATCAGGAAGGCCTGGTGAAAAAAAGTCTAGAACCCACGGTTTCCGCGATTCGTCAGAACAGCCCGCGTCAAAAAAGCAGAG ACTCCTCCCCGGCGTAACGGCACAGAAGACCATACACCCCGAGAGCACGCAGAGGGTTTCGGCGCGCCGGACATTCCCAATAAAACCGGATGATTTCACCGTTTTAAATGACATTCCCGAGGTAGACGACTTGCTCCTCTGTGATGCTGCCAACCTTCTTGATTCCTCCTATTCTTATGTAGAAACACCCAACCTGAAATAG